The region GCCGTCGTCTTCAGCGGCGGCGAGGCCTGCATGGACCCGGCGCTGGGGCGCGCCATCGGCGAGGTCAAGGCGCTGGGCTTCGGCATCGGCCTGCATACGGCCTGCATCTATCCGCAGCGCCTGACCGAGGTGTTGCCCCTGCTCGACTGGGTGGGCTTCGACATCAAGGCGCCGTTTGCCGACTATCGTCATGTGACCCGCGTCGCCGGCAGCGGCGATCCGGCGCGCGCCTGCCTGGACGCCATCCTGGCCAGCGGCGTCGCCTACGAATGCCGCACCACGGCCCACCCGGACCTGCTGCCCGATGAACAGCTGCTGGCCCTGGCCGCCACCCTGGCCGGCAAAGGCGTCAGCAACTACGTGCTGCAGCAGTTCCGCGCCGACGGCTGCCTCGATGCGGCGCTGGCCGGCCGCCCCCTGCACGGCTATCCGGCGGCGCAGACCCTGGCGCAACTGGGCGCCATGTTTCCCCGTTTTACATTCCGTAACCATGGCAATTGAGCCTGCAGCCACATAATTGCTGAAAGCCCCACAAAATTCCCCGTTCTGCAACGCTGAAATGCCCTGCTTGCTGTAATGTATCAACTGCGCCGCGCACCACGCGCGGCCCGTCTGATCCATCACACAGCACTACAGATAAGCGTCATCCATGAACGATTTCACCGCAGCCAGTCCAGGCACCCCCTCCACCCACGCCGACATCCTGTACGGTCCGCCGCGACCGGATTTGCTGCGCGAGGAAGTGCTGGCCGACCTGCTGGAAGCGACGGCGCGCCGCTGCCCGCAGCAAGTCGCCCTGATCGACGGCGCGCGCCGCATCACCTATGCGGAACTCGATGCCCAGGCCGGCCTGGCGGCGGCGCGCCTGGTGGCGGCCGGCGTCCAGCCCGGCGATATCGTGGGACTGTGGCTGCCGCGCGGCGCCCACCTGCTGCTGATGCAGGCGGCCATCGCCAAGGCGGGCGCCGCCTGGCTGCCCGTCGACGAAGACACGCCCGTCGAGCGTCTGCAAGTGTGCCTCGACGACGCCAATGGGGCCGGCGTCGTCAGCTGCGCGCAATTTGCGCCGCGCCTGGA is a window of Janthinobacterium sp. 1_2014MBL_MicDiv DNA encoding:
- a CDS encoding anaerobic ribonucleoside-triphosphate reductase activating protein; translation: MAAELKVGGLTPFSASDYPGKLAAVVFVQGCPWRCGYCHNPHLQARTPDGAMPWRDVLTWLRRRVGLVDAVVFSGGEACMDPALGRAIGEVKALGFGIGLHTACIYPQRLTEVLPLLDWVGFDIKAPFADYRHVTRVAGSGDPARACLDAILASGVAYECRTTAHPDLLPDEQLLALAATLAGKGVSNYVLQQFRADGCLDAALAGRPLHGYPAAQTLAQLGAMFPRFTFRNHGN